One window from the genome of Desulfuromonas sp. encodes:
- a CDS encoding beta-ketoacyl synthase, with amino-acid sequence MKPLAIVGIGSIFPMANDTGTFWSNIKQGVDAITEVPETHWRSDDYFDADPKSPDKVYAKCGGFLSPVDFNPMEYGVLPNALEAIDTSQLLGLVAVEQALQDAGYATGKEFDRDKVSVILGITGTLELVVPLGARLGHPRWREALKDAGIADAIAEDVMQRISDSYVPWQENSFPGLLGNVVAGRISKHFDFGGTNCVVDAACGSSLSALNLAALELAAGKADMVVSGGIDTFNDIFMYTCFSKTPALSPSGHSRPFAADGDGTTLGEGLGIVVIKRLEDAERDGDKIYAVIKGLGASSDGRGAAIYEPSAAGQQKALRRAYEQGGIDPKTVELIEAHGTGTKVGDAVEVSALKEVFGEAAEPWCAIGSIKSQIGHTKAAAGSAGLIKAAMALYNKTLPPTIKVKKPQDTVTASGSPFYVNTELRPWIPRGDHPRRAGVSALGFGGSNFHCLLEEYQSAKATVDWQGDVQLAPFSAADIAGLESALQAFPADGSWKDIRLAAAEARAVFNARAACRLALVFDRSSDKSAAQVQTALSMLRSKGEESFWSTPDGTFFARGENAGKLAMLFPGQGAQYTGMLKDLAVHFPQFLESFRASDQAFIANTGGEQGRLTELVYPRPVFDQQAHDENEMKLRATEVAQPALGAVSLGARDVLAAFGIRGEAFAGHSYGELTALCSGGFFDTSALSALSRLRGELMASGEGDLGSMLAVSAPLNQVESFLEESGLQLVLANRNTPEQGVLSGATDEIEKAAKLLDEQGLRYKQLSVAAAFHSELVAAASGPFGERLKQIDFKQPTADVYANTTGAAYPVSAAEARELLATQLASPVDFVAEIEAMYAAGMRTFVEVGPGARLAGMVKAILGEREHQAIAIDASNGKRSGINDLARALAQLTALGYPVDLSLWDEGYAEACKATPSKKGMTVQLTGANYFQRPAKRPPVPQQPAAAAPTPPPQNGSQSAPSTAPVAAGAGSLQEALQITRQSMQALQGLQEQTARLHQQFLAGQESTTRTFLNLVEQQNRLLQGQPVAAVAAPVAAPAAASPPVEPAPVATPPVAPAAAVSADAVARPEAPAIDSGQVSSTLLAVIAEKTGYPEEMLELEMSLDTDLGIDSIKRVEILSALQEQLPEAPAVKPEDLGTLQTLGQIIDHLSAGMVPAADPAAIPAAASAPAVDAGRITNVLLEVIAEKTGYPQEMLEMEMALDTDLGIDSIKRVEILSALQGQLPEAPAVKPEDLGVLQTLGQIVEHLSAGIAVGAPAVQPETAAGPTVDSDRVAAVLLEVIAEKTGYPQEMLEMEMALDTDLGIDSIKRVEILSALQGQLPEAPAVKPEDLGVLQTLGQIVDHLAVVGSTDPPPVVATPQAAPADRDLVAATLLTVIADKTGYPQEMLELEMALDTDLGIDSIKRVEILSALQEKLPGAPAIKPEHLGTLQTVGQIVDFLASVSGVAQPAAKVEAPFELPSVGSGVERKVLKAVPLPAGGERMALKLPQGSKVWVTDDGSTLVDALCAELDSRQLVAEKVAVAASAELTAPADLAGVIVVAPHTGADDAFVRNAFTLIQKSGDVLNANAAKGGAFLTTVSRLNGQFGLASAGPVADALSGGLAGISKTASHEWAEVSCRAFDLAEDLPDDAQIAEMLVAEMLLDGAPETGLSKDGLFTLKLVEEVLSGETIDAPVSYGDVVAISGGARGVTAEVAVSLAAASRATLLLLGRSEAPQAEPAWLEGLNSEAEIKKAVIANSEEPLKPKDVGRKCQEILGNREIRNTLHRIKTAGGQAIYRSVDLRDSAAVAAVVNDVRAEYGPIRGLIHGAGVLADRLIKDKTAEQFEQVYSTKVDGLRSLLNAIAEDDLKFMVMFSSSTGRYGRTGQVDYAVANEILNKTAQQEAAARPSCRVLSLNWGPWDGGMVTPELKKIFAAEGVAVIDLKAGADYLVEEIATPPGGPVELVILGGREEAATERPATENIYISRAFDLDVSIEQYPFLASHVIDGKAVLPMAVMIEWMAHAAIHNNPGLLFHGFNDLRVLKGVTLEQGEVHSLQVMTGKAIKSAGVHVVPVELSGVAANGQQFVHSRARIVLAAKLPEGKRAMERVELQQYSRPIEEIYNPDRLFHGPDFHGIREVIGCSGEGIATMVKPAPKPDEWIKQPLRNSWLSDPLALDSSFQMMILWSFERYNSASLPVFAGRYRQYRDNFPGTGVEIRVQVTSQSDSKAAADIDFVDPDSGVLVARIEGYECVIDASLNASFQRNKLQGAA; translated from the coding sequence ATGAAGCCACTGGCGATAGTCGGAATTGGCAGTATCTTCCCCATGGCTAATGATACGGGAACGTTCTGGAGCAACATCAAGCAGGGTGTCGATGCGATCACCGAGGTTCCGGAGACCCATTGGCGTTCTGACGATTATTTTGACGCCGACCCAAAATCGCCGGACAAGGTGTATGCCAAGTGCGGCGGCTTCCTCTCGCCGGTCGATTTCAACCCGATGGAATACGGGGTGTTGCCCAATGCGCTCGAGGCGATCGACACCTCGCAGCTGCTTGGCCTGGTTGCCGTGGAACAAGCGCTGCAGGATGCCGGCTACGCGACCGGCAAGGAATTTGATCGCGACAAGGTCAGTGTCATTCTCGGAATTACCGGTACCCTCGAGCTGGTGGTGCCGCTCGGCGCCCGACTCGGTCATCCCCGCTGGCGTGAGGCGCTCAAGGATGCCGGTATCGCCGATGCGATCGCTGAAGACGTCATGCAGCGCATCAGCGATTCTTACGTTCCCTGGCAGGAAAACTCCTTCCCCGGGCTACTGGGTAACGTGGTCGCCGGCCGGATCAGCAAGCACTTTGATTTCGGTGGGACCAACTGTGTTGTTGACGCCGCTTGTGGCAGTTCGCTGAGCGCGTTGAATCTGGCGGCGCTCGAACTCGCGGCCGGTAAGGCCGACATGGTTGTCTCGGGCGGGATCGATACCTTTAACGATATCTTTATGTACACCTGCTTCAGCAAGACGCCGGCTTTGTCACCGTCCGGCCATTCGCGGCCCTTTGCTGCTGATGGTGATGGCACGACGCTTGGCGAAGGCCTGGGGATCGTCGTTATCAAGCGCCTGGAAGATGCTGAACGCGATGGCGACAAGATCTACGCCGTGATCAAAGGTCTCGGCGCCTCGAGTGACGGGCGTGGTGCCGCAATCTACGAGCCGAGCGCCGCCGGTCAGCAAAAAGCTTTACGCCGTGCTTATGAACAGGGTGGCATTGATCCGAAGACTGTCGAATTGATTGAGGCGCACGGTACGGGCACCAAGGTCGGTGACGCGGTTGAAGTTTCGGCACTGAAAGAGGTCTTTGGCGAAGCGGCAGAGCCGTGGTGCGCGATCGGCTCTATCAAGTCACAGATCGGCCACACCAAGGCTGCGGCCGGTTCGGCAGGTTTGATCAAGGCTGCGATGGCGCTCTACAACAAAACATTGCCGCCGACAATCAAGGTCAAAAAACCGCAGGACACGGTGACTGCAAGTGGTTCGCCTTTCTACGTCAATACAGAGCTTCGTCCCTGGATTCCACGCGGCGATCATCCGCGCCGGGCAGGGGTCAGTGCACTCGGTTTCGGCGGCAGCAACTTCCACTGCCTGCTCGAGGAATACCAGTCTGCCAAGGCGACGGTTGATTGGCAGGGCGATGTCCAGCTGGCACCATTCAGCGCCGCTGATATCGCGGGGCTGGAGTCAGCTCTGCAGGCGTTTCCGGCGGATGGTTCATGGAAAGATATCCGCCTGGCCGCTGCGGAGGCCCGTGCTGTTTTTAATGCCCGGGCCGCCTGTCGTCTCGCCCTGGTCTTTGACCGGTCAAGTGACAAGAGTGCAGCTCAGGTGCAGACAGCCTTGAGTATGCTGCGCAGCAAAGGTGAAGAGTCTTTCTGGAGTACCCCCGACGGGACCTTTTTTGCCCGTGGTGAGAATGCGGGTAAACTGGCGATGCTCTTTCCCGGGCAGGGCGCACAGTATACCGGGATGCTCAAGGATCTGGCGGTCCACTTCCCACAGTTCCTCGAATCATTTCGGGCCTCTGACCAGGCCTTTATTGCCAACACCGGCGGTGAGCAAGGGCGCCTGACGGAACTGGTTTACCCGCGGCCGGTTTTTGATCAACAGGCCCACGACGAAAACGAGATGAAGCTGCGTGCTACCGAGGTGGCGCAACCGGCGCTTGGCGCTGTCAGCCTCGGGGCGCGTGATGTGCTTGCCGCATTCGGCATCAGGGGTGAAGCTTTTGCCGGGCATAGCTATGGCGAACTGACCGCACTTTGCTCCGGCGGCTTCTTCGATACGAGTGCCCTCAGTGCATTATCACGCCTGCGCGGAGAGTTGATGGCTTCCGGTGAAGGCGACCTCGGTTCGATGCTGGCGGTTTCCGCACCGCTCAACCAGGTTGAAAGCTTTCTCGAGGAATCCGGGTTGCAACTGGTTCTGGCGAATCGCAATACGCCTGAGCAGGGCGTCCTTTCCGGTGCGACCGACGAAATTGAAAAAGCGGCAAAGCTGCTTGATGAACAGGGTCTGCGTTACAAGCAGCTGTCTGTTGCAGCGGCGTTCCACAGTGAACTGGTCGCTGCTGCCAGCGGCCCCTTCGGCGAGCGGCTGAAACAGATAGATTTCAAGCAGCCGACAGCCGATGTTTACGCCAATACCACCGGTGCTGCTTATCCGGTCTCTGCCGCTGAAGCGCGGGAACTGCTGGCGACTCAGCTTGCCAGCCCTGTCGATTTTGTGGCCGAGATTGAGGCGATGTATGCTGCCGGTATGCGGACCTTTGTCGAGGTTGGTCCCGGCGCCCGCCTGGCCGGCATGGTCAAGGCGATTCTCGGTGAGCGTGAGCATCAGGCGATTGCCATCGACGCATCTAACGGCAAGCGTTCCGGAATCAATGATCTGGCGCGCGCCCTGGCACAGCTGACCGCTCTCGGTTACCCGGTTGATTTGTCTCTCTGGGATGAAGGGTATGCCGAAGCCTGTAAAGCAACCCCGAGCAAAAAAGGGATGACCGTTCAGTTGACTGGCGCCAACTATTTCCAACGACCGGCAAAGCGGCCACCAGTGCCACAACAGCCGGCAGCAGCCGCGCCGACTCCACCGCCGCAGAATGGTTCTCAATCAGCTCCTTCGACCGCTCCGGTGGCTGCCGGTGCCGGCTCTTTACAGGAGGCATTGCAGATTACCCGGCAGAGCATGCAGGCGCTACAGGGATTGCAGGAACAGACGGCACGTTTGCATCAGCAGTTTCTGGCCGGACAGGAATCGACCACCAGGACTTTCCTCAATCTGGTTGAACAGCAGAATCGATTATTGCAGGGCCAGCCGGTTGCGGCTGTCGCTGCCCCGGTTGCGGCTCCTGCTGCGGCTTCGCCTCCGGTAGAGCCTGCGCCAGTTGCCACTCCGCCGGTTGCCCCGGCCGCGGCCGTTTCCGCGGATGCTGTCGCCCGACCGGAAGCCCCGGCCATAGACAGTGGCCAGGTTTCTTCAACCCTGCTTGCCGTTATTGCCGAGAAGACCGGCTACCCGGAAGAGATGCTTGAGCTCGAGATGTCCCTTGACACCGATCTCGGGATCGATTCGATCAAGCGGGTAGAGATTCTTTCTGCATTACAGGAACAGCTTCCGGAAGCTCCGGCGGTGAAGCCGGAAGACCTCGGCACCTTGCAGACTCTTGGTCAGATCATCGACCACCTGAGCGCCGGTATGGTCCCGGCAGCAGACCCCGCCGCGATTCCTGCTGCTGCTTCCGCACCTGCGGTTGATGCCGGCCGCATTACAAATGTGTTACTGGAAGTCATCGCTGAAAAGACCGGTTATCCGCAAGAGATGCTCGAGATGGAGATGGCGCTTGATACCGATCTCGGAATCGATTCGATCAAGCGTGTGGAAATCCTCTCGGCCTTGCAGGGACAGCTGCCGGAGGCACCGGCGGTAAAGCCGGAGGACCTCGGCGTGCTGCAGACCCTTGGCCAGATCGTCGAACATTTAAGCGCCGGTATTGCCGTTGGCGCGCCTGCGGTGCAACCCGAAACTGCTGCGGGCCCGACTGTCGATAGCGACCGTGTTGCTGCAGTGCTGCTGGAAGTCATCGCCGAAAAGACCGGTTATCCGCAAGAGATGCTCGAGATGGAGATGGCGCTTGATACCGATCTCGGAATCGATTCGATCAAGCGCGTTGAAATCCTCTCGGCCTTGCAGGGACAGCTGCCGGAGGCACCGGCGGTAAAGCCGGAGGACCTCGGTGTGCTGCAGACCCTTGGCCAGATCGTTGACCACCTCGCAGTTGTCGGTAGTACGGATCCTCCGCCGGTTGTTGCTACGCCGCAGGCAGCGCCTGCTGACCGCGATCTTGTCGCGGCGACCCTGTTGACTGTGATCGCTGACAAGACCGGCTATCCGCAAGAGATGCTTGAACTGGAGATGGCACTTGACACCGACCTCGGCATCGATTCGATCAAGCGTGTGGAAATCCTTTCTGCATTGCAGGAAAAGTTGCCCGGCGCACCGGCGATCAAGCCGGAGCATCTTGGTACGCTCCAGACAGTCGGCCAGATTGTCGATTTTCTGGCGAGTGTTTCCGGCGTCGCCCAGCCGGCCGCAAAGGTTGAAGCCCCCTTTGAGCTTCCTTCCGTAGGCAGTGGTGTCGAGCGTAAGGTGCTGAAAGCCGTTCCGTTGCCGGCCGGTGGCGAGCGCATGGCTCTCAAACTGCCGCAAGGGTCGAAGGTGTGGGTCACTGACGATGGCTCGACCCTGGTTGACGCGCTTTGTGCCGAGCTCGATTCCAGGCAGCTGGTCGCTGAAAAAGTCGCGGTTGCTGCTTCGGCTGAGTTGACTGCTCCGGCTGATCTGGCGGGGGTCATTGTTGTTGCCCCGCACACCGGAGCCGATGATGCTTTTGTGCGGAACGCGTTTACCCTGATTCAGAAATCGGGTGATGTGCTTAATGCCAATGCTGCTAAAGGTGGAGCTTTTCTGACCACCGTATCCCGGCTCAACGGTCAGTTTGGCCTGGCGTCTGCAGGCCCTGTTGCCGATGCTCTTTCCGGGGGGCTGGCCGGTATCAGCAAGACCGCCAGTCATGAGTGGGCGGAAGTCTCCTGCCGGGCCTTTGACCTGGCCGAAGACCTTCCGGACGATGCACAAATCGCTGAAATGCTGGTTGCCGAAATGCTGCTTGACGGCGCGCCGGAAACAGGTCTCAGCAAAGACGGTCTGTTCACGCTCAAACTGGTCGAGGAAGTTCTTTCCGGGGAGACGATCGATGCTCCCGTCAGTTACGGTGACGTGGTCGCGATCAGCGGTGGTGCCCGTGGCGTCACGGCAGAGGTTGCCGTCTCCCTGGCGGCCGCCAGTCGTGCCACCCTGTTGCTGCTCGGTCGTAGTGAAGCGCCCCAGGCTGAACCGGCCTGGCTCGAGGGATTGAACAGCGAAGCCGAGATCAAGAAGGCCGTGATCGCCAATTCAGAGGAGCCGCTCAAGCCGAAGGATGTCGGGCGTAAATGCCAGGAGATTCTCGGCAACCGCGAGATCCGCAATACCCTGCATCGCATCAAGACCGCTGGCGGTCAGGCAATTTACCGTTCGGTCGATTTGCGTGACAGTGCTGCCGTTGCCGCGGTTGTTAATGATGTTCGTGCGGAGTATGGTCCGATCAGGGGGTTGATCCATGGTGCCGGAGTTCTGGCTGATCGTTTGATCAAGGACAAGACCGCCGAACAGTTTGAGCAGGTTTACTCGACCAAGGTTGATGGCCTGAGAAGTTTGCTTAATGCGATTGCCGAAGATGACCTTAAATTCATGGTGATGTTCTCTTCCTCAACTGGCCGCTATGGACGGACCGGGCAGGTCGATTATGCCGTAGCCAACGAGATTCTTAACAAGACGGCTCAACAGGAAGCCGCGGCGCGTCCAAGTTGTCGGGTTCTGTCCCTGAACTGGGGCCCGTGGGATGGTGGTATGGTGACACCGGAGCTGAAGAAAATCTTTGCTGCGGAAGGGGTGGCGGTAATCGACCTCAAGGCCGGTGCCGACTATCTGGTCGAGGAGATTGCGACGCCACCCGGTGGCCCGGTCGAACTGGTGATCCTGGGCGGACGCGAAGAGGCCGCAACCGAAAGGCCGGCGACCGAGAATATCTATATCTCCAGAGCCTTTGATCTCGACGTTTCGATTGAGCAATACCCGTTTTTGGCCTCACACGTTATTGACGGCAAAGCGGTTCTGCCGATGGCGGTTATGATCGAATGGATGGCGCATGCGGCAATTCATAATAACCCGGGATTGCTTTTCCATGGTTTTAATGACCTGCGTGTGCTCAAGGGAGTGACCCTTGAGCAGGGGGAGGTGCACTCGCTGCAGGTGATGACCGGCAAAGCGATCAAGAGTGCCGGAGTACACGTGGTGCCGGTCGAGTTGTCGGGTGTTGCAGCGAATGGACAGCAGTTCGTTCATTCCCGGGCCCGGATTGTCCTGGCGGCAAAACTGCCGGAAGGCAAGCGGGCTATGGAACGGGTTGAGCTCCAGCAATACAGCCGTCCGATTGAAGAGATATACAACCCGGATCGACTCTTCCATGGTCCGGATTTTCACGGTATCCGCGAAGTGATCGGTTGCTCCGGCGAAGGTATTGCGACGATGGTAAAACCGGCGCCAAAACCTGATGAGTGGATCAAGCAGCCGCTGCGGAACTCGTGGCTCTCGGATCCCCTGGCCCTGGACAGCAGCTTTCAGATGATGATCCTCTGGAGCTTCGAACGCTACAATTCGGCTTCGCTGCCGGTTTTCGCCGGGCGCTATCGCCAGTACCGGGATAACTTCCCCGGCACGGGCGTGGAGATCCGGGTTCAGGTAACCAGCCAGAGCGACAGTAAGGCGGCCGCCGATATTGATTTCGTAGATCCCGACAGCGGGGTACTGGTTGCGCGAATCGAAGGTTACGAATGTGTTATTGATGCTTCGCTGAATGCGAGCTTCCAGCGGAACAAGCTGCAGGGAGCTGCCTGA